GATGGTGCTCAGAGGTTGGAGCCAACACTGGACTGTGCTATGGAGCTGGAACCGACACTGGACTGTTGTCAAGGGCTGGAGCTGACAATGGATGGTGCTCAGAGGTTGGAGCCAACACTGGACTGTGCTATGGAGCTGGAGCTGACACTGGACTGTTGTCAAGGGCTGGAGCTGACAATGGATGGTGTTCAGAGGTTGGAGTCAACACTGGACTgtgctcaggggctggagccaacaGTAGACTGTGCTGTGGAGCTGGAGCCCACACTGGACTGTGCTCAGGGCCTGGAGCCAACACTGGACTGTTGTCAAGGGCTGGAGCTGACACTGGACTGTGCTTAAGAGCTGAAGCCAACACTGGACTGTGCTATGGAgctggagccgacactggaCTGTGCTCAGATGCCGGAGTTGACACTGAACTGTGCTCAGGAGTTGGAGCCAACACTGGACTGTGCTTGGCCGACTTGCCCTGATAAGATGGTAGCTGGGCTCTGGTGGTTGTTACCGGTTTGGTGATGGATGAGAACTGATGCATAGGAAGGGACTGGCTACCAGAGAATAGCTGCTTAGTGGAATCCTTGTTGTTTACCTCACTGGCTTCACCACCTGTAAAGGGAGAGCCACAAATCCATAACACCTAGACTAGATATTGCTACAGGGAGAGGATTCAATTGTCTGGtggtatcagttataaaagGTGATGGTCTAatccagtggttcccaaccacattcctggaggccccccaacactgcacattttgcatgtcttcctaatcaaacacacctgattcaagcCATCAGCTtattagtagagactccaagacctgaaatgggtgtgtcagataaaGGAGACATGAAACAGGAATGttgttgggaaccactggtctaaTCCAATCCAGAACAAATCCATGAGAGATTGTGACAACCAGTTACATTGTCACAACCGTAAAAGTGAAATTCCTGGATTTGTTGCTACAACATAACTTTGTGACGTtgcaataattaataataagtagGGTCCCAGGGACATTAACAGTAAGAAACTACAACTAATTGTTTTGTAACTGCCCAAACTAATTAGTATGGCACCAGATATTTACAAAACTGGTTGATCAGACATTAATCATTTGAAGCTCTAACAGTCAGTGTGAAAGATctgctttaaaaaacaatatttgtgTGCAATGTGAAAGAATTCTAAGTATAAGAgtagaaaaaacattaaaccttttaatttttgtcttttttatgcCAGGTGTTGTATGGTCACTGCTGACTGTCATCTCTTTAATCCTCTGTAAGTATAATCAGAAGTGTTTCCTTTAAACAAATGCCTGTTGACCCTGTGaaagtattacatttttgtttaaataattggTTACATTCATATCTTCAGTATTTGGTCACTGTCAAAACTCTATGCAGTTGTCCATATAAGAACGCAACTTAACAGACCTGTTAATCTCCCTTCCAAAATGCATTACAAATTCATACATgtctaaataaaatacattttaaagtatggATTCTATGaatcaaaacaaataaacagtgcCTGAAGCACGTCTGGCCGACAGAATGGTCAGGTGATGTTATGTAAGTGAGTCACcaagacaataaataaacaCCTGAAATACATGTCACCAGAGTCTAATTGTCTGAAGGAAGACGTTTCAAACATTATATAAGTATTATACCCAAACGTTTCCTGCCGAGCCCCCCTTAAAAGAACAATGTAaacttaaaatgtttcaaattaaaataagtgtgCTAAACATGCTGGAAATTCACCTGGTTTGGTATTTGTGTTTACTTTGATCACATCTTTCTCATCCTCAGGTATAATATCCACCACTGCCGCTGAATCGAGATCAGCAGTCAGTTCAGTTTTGGACTGTGAGCTTCATAACAACACGTACATCTGCACTGGTGCTCAGTACCGCATGTACTGCAACTCAAGAATGCATCGTTTCTCCTACCAGAGATACCAAAACCAGAACCAATACCAGTGCATGAGTAATAACTGTATTTGTGTTGGCAATAATGACACCTGTACATGCTACAAAAATACTTCATCCTGCTTCTGTGAGAATTTTCGCAATAACATCACTATCCCGACAGCAGTTAGTCCAGTCTATGATTGTGGGCTTTATAACGACACGTACATCTGCACTGGTGCTCGGTACCGCATGTACTGCAACACAAGTGTGCATGACTTCCATTACAGTAAAAACCATTACCACTGTTTAAATAATAACTGTAGCTGCATTGGTAATAAGGACACCTGTACCTGCTCTAGTAACACTTCCTCCTGCTTCTGTGAGACTAACAGCAAAAGCATCCCTGCAGCAGCTCGTCCAGTCTATGACTGTGTGCTTTATAATGACACGTACATCTGCACTGGTGCTCAGCACCGCATGTACTGCAACACAAGATTGCATAGTTTCTATTACCAGAGATATAGAAACCCAAACCAATACTTGTACGAATGCTGGAGTAATAACTGTAACTGTGTTGGTTATAAGGACACCTGTACATGCTCTAGTAGCACTTTGTCCTCCTGTTTCTGTGAGACTTACGGCAATAACATCACTGTCCCAACAGCAGTTAGTCCAGTCACAGACCCTGATTGTGTGCTACAAAAAGACATGTACATCTGCACTGGCTCTCAGTACCGCATGTACTGCAACAcacaaatgcatgttttttcctACCAAAAATATCAGTACCAATACCAGTACCAGTGTGTGAACAATAACTGTGACTGTGTTGGTAATAAGGACACCTGTACGTGCTCTAGTAGCACTTTGTCCTCCTGCTTCTGTGAGACTTACGGCAATATTGTTGCTCTCCCGACAGCAGTTAGTCCAGTCTATGACTGTGGGCTTTATAACGACACGTACATCTGCACTGGTGCTCGGTACCGCATGTACTGCAACACAAGTGCACATGACTTCCATTACAATAAAACCCATTACCACTGTTTAAATAATAACTGTAACTGCATTGGTAATGAGGACACCTGTACGTGCTACTATAATATGTCATCTTCCTGCTTCTGTACAAATTACAACAATAGCATCACTATCCCTGCAGCAGTTAGACCAGTCTATGACTGTGGGCTTTATAACAACACGTACATCTGCACTGGTGCTCAGCACCGCATGTACTGCAACACAAGTGTGCATCGTTTCGACTACAAGAGATATAGAAACCCAAAACAATACCAGTACCAATGCTGGAGTAATAATTGTAACTGCACTGGTAATAAGGACACCTGTACCTGCTCTAGTAGCACTTTGTCCTCCTGCTTCTGTGAGACTTACGGTAATATCGTTGCTCTCAATAGAGCAGTTGCTCCAGCTTATGGCTGTGTGCTTTATAACGACACATACATCTGCTCTGGTGCTCAGTACCACATGTACTGCAATACAAGAATTAATGATTTCTACTACCTGAAATATCAGTACAAAGACTATTACCTGTGCATGAGTAATGACTGCACCTGTGTTGGTCATAAGGACACCTGTACATGCTCTAGTAGCACTTTGTCCTCCTGCTTCTGTGAGACTTACAACAATAGCATCACTATCCCTACAGCAGTTAGTCCATTGAGACTCTCtcaatgtgtgttttttaaCGACACGTACATCTGCACTGGTGCTCAGTATCGCATGTACTGCAACACAAGAATGAATGATTTTTACTACCTTTATCAGAATCAAAACCAATACCAGTACGAATGCTGGAGTGATAACAGTGACTGTGTTAGTAATAAGGACACCTGTACATGCTCTAGTAGCACTCTGTCCTCCTGTTTCTGTGAGACTTACGGCAATACCATTGCTCTCACGACAACAGTTACTCCAGTCTATGACTGTGGGCTATATAGCAAAACATCCTACATCTGCACTGGTGCTCAGTACCACATGTACTGCAACACAAGTGTACATGATTTCCATTACGATAAATACCATTACCACTGTTTAAATAATAACTGTAACTGCATTGGTAATAAGGACACCTGTACGTGCTACTATAATATGTCATCTTCCTGCTTCTGTACAAATTACAACACTAGCATCACTATCCCTGCAGCTGTTAGACCAGTCTATGACTGTGGGCTTTATAACGACACGTACATCTGCACTGGTGCTCAGTACCGCATGTACTGCAACACAAGTGTACATGATTTCCATTACGATATATACCATTACCATTGTTTAAATAATAACTGTAACTGCATTGGTAATAAGGACATCTGTACCTGCTCTAGTAGCACTTTGTCCTCCTGCTTCTGTGAGACTTACAGCAATATCACTGCTATCAATAGAGCAGTTGCTCCAGCTTATGGCTGTGTGCTTTATAACGACACGTCTTACATCTGCACTGGTGCTCAGTACCGCATGTACTGCAACTCAAGTGTACACGATTTCCATTATGATAAATTCCATTACCACTGTTTAAATAATAACTGTAACTGCATTGGTAATAAGGACACCTGTACGTGCTACTATAATATGTCATCTTCCTGCTTCTGTACAAATTACAACACTAGCATCACTATCCCTGCAGCAGTGAGTCCAGTCTATGATTGTGGGCTTTATAACAACACGTACATCTGCACTGGTGCTCAGTACCGCATGTACTGCAACACAAGTGTGCATGATTTCCATTATGATAAATACCATTACCACTGTTTAAATAATAACTGTGACTGTGTTGGCCATAAGGACACCTGTACCTGCTCTCGTAGCACTTTGTCCTCCTGCTTCTGTGAGAGTAACGGCAATAGCATTGCTATCAGTAGAGCAGTTGTTGCTCCAGCTTATGGCTGTGTGCTTTATAATGACACGTACATCTGCACTGGTGCTCAGTACCACATGTACTGCAACACAAGAATGCATAATTTCTACTACTGGAAATATCAGTACCAAAACCAATACCTGTGCATTAGTAATAACTGTGCCTGCATTGGTAATAATGACACCTGTACATGCTACAGCAGTACCGCCACCTCCTGCTTCTGCGAGTATAATATCTCCACCCCAACCACACTCACTCCAACTACTACAACCACAATGACTTCAACTACTACAACCACAATGACTTCATCTACTACAACCACACTCACTCCAACTACTACAACCACACTCACTCCAACTACTACAGCCACACTCACTCCAACTACTACAGGTAAGCATGTTTCTAGACCCGAAATGTGGCGTTTTATTTTACTGCATTCATGTTAGAATGATGAATTCCCTCATTACAGGTCTGGATAACATGCTGGATCAATGCAGGGTAAgctgaatatttaaattcacACAGTGCACAGAGTCTTTCAGTTTTATTCATGAAGCTCAATTATGATTTCAGAGTCAGGCCTCTGGAGGATGTTTTCAAAATCTTCTTGACAAGATAGAGAACATTACAAATCAAGAGCTTCCTTTGgatgtaagtattttaaaataataatcaaatctgTCTCAGTTACATAATAATTGACAGTTCTGTCTTATTGCCTCTCTCAATATTTACACATACAATGACTGTATATCTCTGATCAATAAATTAGACTGTGACCGAAATTTTGACTATGACCATCAACGCTTCTGAGAAGATCTTAGAGTCATCCTCATCAGTCAGCCCAGCTGAACTAGCCTCCTATCGAAACCGTGTGCTAAAAACTAGCGAAAAACTCATATCTACATTGGTGAAGCCAACAGACACGAGTGCGAATGTCAGTTTTACTCTCCCCACTGTAGGTAAGTGAGGAACAGTTATTACTGATGATGAAACTGAGATTATAGTGATGTCAGGGACCCTATATAGTCTAGAGAGCAGTGGTTAGAGAGCAGAAAACAGTGCCTGTATCTTTTTGTCAAAAGTCAGTATTTTGGTGCAAATTCATCCACCTTTTGGTAGAAATGCCTCGAAAAaccaagaaaaaataaaatacaataatacaccACAATGTGTTTTCTGATTATATTGCCTAAAAACAATCATTATTCACAAGACATTTACTAAACAATAAAACTGAAAGTCTGTGCAGTTTAAAGTAATAATCAATTACAGGTTATGATTTTAAGGACATTTTAGATCAAACAACAGAGATGAAAACCCAACAATAGTGAAGTCATTATATTTGTTTGTCATTGTCTGTATATTGGactttcataaaaataaataaataaataaatatgcattgcaAATAAATGAGTATAGCCCATAACTTCTTGTTTGTTTATAATCAGAGGGACAAGTCTTCATGGTTGGACCACATGTCACCTTAGATAAAATCCCTCGACTTCACACGACAAATTCTTCTGTGGACATCGATCTCATTGGGATCgccaagaacaacaacaaaggtctgagaaatattttagtttgattaaattaataaaaaattgtaGAAAGAGACTTCAGACCATCACCACTAAACCTCATTtacttactttattttaaattgttgttgttttaacacagtaTTACATGAATGCTTCTGTTTCTGTCACACAGGATCAGCTGCTGTGGCTTTCATGAGTTATAACACAATGGAGAATCTACTGAAGCCAGACTTCTTCAACACACCAAATGATACGGTTAAAACCATGATGTCCACTGTGATCTCAGTTACTCTTCCCAAAACCACCAACACTAAACTCACCAAACCAGTCAACTTCACCCTCAAACACATCAGAGTGAGAGACCAACCTGAGATCTGATGAACATCTGAAAACATCTAATATTCAgtgttgtaatattttctgcATGCTCCTTCTTCTTTTTGCAGGACTCCAACCCCAGCGGTTCTCTGTCCTGTGTGTACTGGAATACCAGCGAGTGGATTGTAGATGGTTGTTCTGTTTTAAAGACCAACAGAAGCTACACTGTGTGTTCCTGTGTTCATCTGTCAACATTCGCTCTCGTGCAAACCAGCAGTTCATTAGATGTATGAAAGAGAACAAGTTAAACCTTCTCAAACAATTGAAGCATTGAACGCACTAGCAGAATTCAAATGCTAATCTATAGTGGATGGTCAACATTTATAGTGACCGTTCAAGAACAGCACAGATTTGGCACTCATGTACTCTGACATGTTTTCTCAGAGCGATCCACAGCTGGACCTGTTGACTTGGGTGTCTGTGACCTTGGGGCTCCTGTTCTTCAGTTTGGGCCTGTTGATCTTTGCCCTTTGTCGGTGGACTCCCATGTCTGATTGGATATGTGGTCACTCTCGTTGTGTCCGGCTGGTTCCTAAAGGCTATGTCAGGGAACTGTAAgttgttttagtttgtttttgtttagaaGGAGATAAAACGGCTCTGGCTTTTGTGACATTTCTATCTGATAAAAATACAATGTCGCGTAcaacagtggttcccaaccacattcctggaggccccccaacactgcacattttgaatgTCTCCTTGATCTAGCACACCTGAATCaggtcatcagctcattagcaGAGACTCCAAAACCAGAAATgagtgtgtcagacaaaggagacatggaaaatgtgcagtgttggagGGCCTCCAGGaacgtggttgggaaccactggtgtaCAAGATTCATTTTGTTCTAATTTTGGCACGTACATCTCAGAGATGTCtatttgatgtgtgtgtgtacatctGGAAGACATTTTTTTATAGTGTTTGCTCATCTGCAATACGTCTATAGTGCGTTTACTGTCAGAtgtcaaataaacatttagaaaatgtctttaagatgtcagtttacatacattctaaatcataaacatcttaaagagatctatcagatgtttgtaaacaGCAGATGCTTTCCAGATGAAGTGATCTTTAACAGACATCTTGCAGACGTACGTGTGACATTAGTCCTTTCCAACTCTAAGCTTTTAAATCTACCTTAAACTTTTAGGCTCAGCTTTCTAAATGCAACATTAGagtttaaaatcaatttttttaaattttgtcctCAGTAGTGAATTTAGCCATTTCATCATCCTACTCCATAGGAAAACAATTTCACTGTCTCCAGAGTCAGTatatgaaagaaaaaagcatCAGTATTTATCAGCATTTACTTCTGAAAATGCAAATCTAGTCTTTTAAAACACCTTTTATTACCTGTTTATTACAAACACATTCCAGTGTGGTTTCATGAGTTTCAGAGGTTAAATTGATGTCATGAAGTCACTCAGCTCCTCTCGTCTCATTCTTGTCCAGGTCAGGCAGCAGTACAGGAAATGCTTCAGATGTCTCTGATGTGGACTCAAAGCCAACAACGTCGAAAGTGTCCCAAGAAAAACACTGCAACATCACGTTATCCCTAGAACGCATGAACCAAAATACCAACACGAGTGCATAAAGGAGGgtcaaaaattttaaattaatggtTTTCTTAAAAAAGAGCACTATTAATGATACATAAATAATCAAGAATTAATGGGTAGTATGAATACAATCTGAATGTTCTACGCCCACCACCATTTTACATTATCATGTGAGATATTTACTATCCCATATGGATAGTAAAATGTCAATCTTGGCAGAAGCTGTAGGTTATCCGggtacttttgtttttttgtctaatattatatgaatactgtgaattcagataTGTTACTCATTGCCCATACTTCTTTTCACTTGCTATATTGTAGGGAAATATGTGTATTCAGGCTAATTCTGGACACCACAGGTTTTTAAGTAAtccataaagaaaataaatattattattgacaaAAATGTATCCAGAAATACTGTGTCGAGTCAAAATTCCATAGAAAATGAATacgggtcaatttgacccctCTTTATGAAGAATTTCTTTTTTAAGAATTCATGGAATATCAAATATATTTCTTAATTGATAGAATATAATTAAACAAATGACAACATGCCAGGTTAATTTGACCTCCTTTATGCATTCTAGGGTTCAGGAATATCTATATGTTTTTGGGTATTAATTGTCATAAGGCCAATTCACCCTGCACCGACAGACACGACCAATGCGGACAATCAACAGATTTCAATATGTCACTGTTTAGAAGTTCTATGACCCAACATATGCTGATTCAGCATATTCAGTTGGTGAAAAGAAGAGCTGACCAATGTCAACAGGAGTATCACACTGATCTGACAAAACTCAACAAAGTGTCTGTTGCCATCTGTTGGTTCAGTGTGAATTCGCCTACAGTCTCAGCTTCTTTCtgcaaataatattaaaacatgttataCAAGTTTCGTAATATTACAGCTGTTAATACTATTGATGTAAATGAAATAACTCATTTAATTACTCAAGATTTTTTTTGGTGGAGGGCAAAAGTATGTTACAGACtaatagtttttgtttactTAATATAAAAGCTGAATATGGAATTAATGCttagaaaatacaaaaactaaaaagtaCTTTCATGTCTGTGGTAAATGGAAACATTAAATGACTTTACATTGTATAGTAtcataaaagtacatttttaaatatgagaCATGTACAAGCTCAAATAATGAAACTGTTAAAACAGTTACAGTTCAATATAATTATAGTTTAACTGTttaacaattatatattattttgtcaaGCTCAGAAAGCCATTCATTAGATGATCATTCCtctgtaaaaacatgttatacgAGTGTAAACTTTAATACTATTGATGTGAAGCTCATAAACTTACAGATTCCTCTGAATAATCcaacttaaatattttcaaGTAAATGTTGGCAAATATTTCATGTGTGCGATTTTATAATTTCATGTGTGTGGTGAAAGGGAAATAAATGAATTTACACTGTATGGAATCATAGTTGTTTAGTTGTAAAGTTAcgtatttgttaatcttgaacaattatatttttgtttgtcgAGCTCAGAAAGTTATTTCTTCTGTAAGGATTCATTAAACAGTATGTTActttaaatattcatatgcatcatacaaaatatcttaataaacaaaacaaacaattgtataacatttgtattttaaacgtttttttttttttttcagtttctaTAAAAGAAAAAGCTCTAGTGACTCAGATTTGAGAGAAATAACAGAGAAATATGAAATACTAAATCAAGCCATCTTCCACAGCATTTCTGTATTAAAATGCAACATTAATAACCTTTAGAAATGcaaatgtttataattaatatatttgaataataCATAGGGTGAATTCATGTTGATTGGGACAGTTTTTCCAAGTCatttcaatggcaaaaagtgtcccaatcaccctgaattcaccctaagGAATTGCCTCTTTTCgtatattgaaaaatgtgtGACAATATACTTATATTATGTTATACACTGTAAATCAAATTAGTTGAATTTACTTAGAAATCTTGAGGAAACAGATGATCAATGATTTGTTCTGTTGCGTtgatatatcattcgaaccgcatCAGAGGTTATTTgaaagcggaccgagacccatcttttcagtcTCCAGGGTTCGGACGGCAGCTCAAATGAACCTCACTAACAGAGCAactgcaccagagttcgttttaaTCCAACtaaacatgccaagtgtgaacacaccctaagacAGCTAAAGCAGAGCGGAGTGACTGTGCGAATGACTGTCAGAGATAGGCAACCTGGTGTGATGAGGTTCCTCAGACAGAGTAGGTCAAGCATTTTGCACAGATTTGATGCATGGTACATGCCAAAAGGtttatcagatagttgatgttCAAAGAATAGCCATATCTAAATGAGATTAGGAAAACATGGAGTCATAATTATAATGTCCTGTTCAGCTCTGACTGGGATGCAGTTGACAATGCTGTGAAGATAAAGCACAATGCCATAATTCTGGTGGAGAATTAGagcattttgatcatttttgcaTCAGCATCTTTAGCTCTTACAGAGGAAAACATTTCTGTGCCACAGCTGAGAGAAAGTCTGTCTCTGAGTGGCTGTCTGAAGAAGCCATTGCTAAAGGCTTTTCTCAGAAAAAGACGTTCTCAGAAACGCAAAATGTTTACCTGCAGCCTGTGCCATCAGCCAAAGACGAAGGAGTACGGACACTCACGGTGCGCTGGCAAAGCCTTCTGCAGTGCTTATGAAGGGAAAACAGTGGAGCTTTGGTTGGCAGACCAATGTGCCCTTGCTCTTGTTGAATTAAGGTCttgatggttttatttttataattaatcttCGGTTAAgtttttccacttgcaaattgcaaaatgtaaatacGAATCTGCCATGGCGTGagcacaactggcttttaaagggaatgggagactATGATTGGTTTATTTCATGTTACACCAAAAACACatccattactcattaagagaatagggacaaccctttagaccatgcgctggGCGtaccgaccatttttcccgtccttaaactagcaaaagtggatcgGACATGCCCTAAGCACACTTGTGCCATgcactttagaccatgcgctgagatcgttaaaatagggcctgAAGTTTCACAAACCGCATTGGCCTCCAGTTATTTCTGCAGTGGAAAGAGAGTCTGGAAGAAGACACTTCTCTAGCCATCCCATCCTCAAGCAAGCAGTGGCCTTCAAAACTGAAGCCAGTGGAAGATTTGTATGAAgtatgaatcaatgtaaaagaatgaattcatatgattatta
The Ctenopharyngodon idella isolate HZGC_01 chromosome 4, HZGC01, whole genome shotgun sequence genome window above contains:
- the LOC127511207 gene encoding adhesion G protein-coupled receptor E1-like encodes the protein MLDQCRSQASGGCFQNLLDKIENITNQELPLDTVTEILTMTINASEKILESSSSVSPAELASYRNRVLKTSEKLISTLVKPTDTSANVSFTLPTVEGQVFMVGPHVTLDKIPRLHTTNSSVDIDLIGIAKNNNKGSAAVAFMSYNTMENLLKPDFFNTPNDTVKTMMSTVISVTLPKTTNTKLTKPVNFTLKHIRDSNPSGSLSCVYWNTSEWIVDGCSVLKTNRSYTVCSCVHLSTFALVQTSSSLDSDPQLDLLTWVSVTLGLLFFSLGLLIFALCRWTPMSDWICGHSRCVRLVPKGYVRELSGSSTGNASDVSDVDSKPTTSKVSQEKHCNITLSLERMNQNTNTSA